A single genomic interval of Pangasianodon hypophthalmus isolate fPanHyp1 chromosome 8, fPanHyp1.pri, whole genome shotgun sequence harbors:
- the mrpl55 gene encoding 39S ribosomal protein L55, mitochondrial isoform X3 — protein sequence MRLCLQEVISQRCLLAVSSFHTTRTQSNSNRSSVVRCSREKYERMYPVLLVRPDGSTINIRYKEPRRIIMMPVDITTLSEEERKARMRKKDPKKGVAKRKDDEFEDDFKLEDYSKFWKKT from the exons ATGCGTTT GTGTCTCCAGGAAGTGATATCTCAGAGATGTTTACTTGCTGTGTCCTCATTTCACACCACAAGAACTCAGTCAAACTCCAACAGATCCTCTGTGGTTCGCTGTAGCAGAGAGAAATACGAGCGCATGTACCCAGTCTTGCTCGTGCGTCCGGACGGCTCTACCATTAATATCAGATACAAAGAACCTCGGAGAATTATAATG atgCCTGTGGACATTACTACTctgtcagaggaggagagaaaggcCAGGATGCGAAAGAAGGATCCTAAGAAGGGAGTGGCTAAACGAAAAGATGATGAGTTTGAGGATGACTTTAAACTGGAGGACTACAGCAAGTTCTGGAAGAAAACGTGA
- the mrpl55 gene encoding 39S ribosomal protein L55, mitochondrial isoform X1, which translates to MALNKIQTYHRSMFRCLQEVISQRCLLAVSSFHTTRTQSNSNRSSVVRCSREKYERMYPVLLVRPDGSTINIRYKEPRRIIMMPVDITTLSEEERKARMRKKDPKKGVAKRKDDEFEDDFKLEDYSKFWKKT; encoded by the exons ATGGCTCTGAATAAGATACAGACGTATCATCGGAGTATGTTCAG GTGTCTCCAGGAAGTGATATCTCAGAGATGTTTACTTGCTGTGTCCTCATTTCACACCACAAGAACTCAGTCAAACTCCAACAGATCCTCTGTGGTTCGCTGTAGCAGAGAGAAATACGAGCGCATGTACCCAGTCTTGCTCGTGCGTCCGGACGGCTCTACCATTAATATCAGATACAAAGAACCTCGGAGAATTATAATG atgCCTGTGGACATTACTACTctgtcagaggaggagagaaaggcCAGGATGCGAAAGAAGGATCCTAAGAAGGGAGTGGCTAAACGAAAAGATGATGAGTTTGAGGATGACTTTAAACTGGAGGACTACAGCAAGTTCTGGAAGAAAACGTGA
- the mrpl55 gene encoding 39S ribosomal protein L55, mitochondrial isoform X2 has product MAAHSIRNKQKCLQEVISQRCLLAVSSFHTTRTQSNSNRSSVVRCSREKYERMYPVLLVRPDGSTINIRYKEPRRIIMMPVDITTLSEEERKARMRKKDPKKGVAKRKDDEFEDDFKLEDYSKFWKKT; this is encoded by the exons atggctgcacacagcatcagaaataaacaaaa GTGTCTCCAGGAAGTGATATCTCAGAGATGTTTACTTGCTGTGTCCTCATTTCACACCACAAGAACTCAGTCAAACTCCAACAGATCCTCTGTGGTTCGCTGTAGCAGAGAGAAATACGAGCGCATGTACCCAGTCTTGCTCGTGCGTCCGGACGGCTCTACCATTAATATCAGATACAAAGAACCTCGGAGAATTATAATG atgCCTGTGGACATTACTACTctgtcagaggaggagagaaaggcCAGGATGCGAAAGAAGGATCCTAAGAAGGGAGTGGCTAAACGAAAAGATGATGAGTTTGAGGATGACTTTAAACTGGAGGACTACAGCAAGTTCTGGAAGAAAACGTGA